A stretch of DNA from Microlunatus capsulatus:
GCTCTTCAGGCTGCCCACCAGCACCGACTCGTGGTCGGCGGCGTCCGCCGGGGACTGGCGGAACGCCTCGAACGGGTCGCAGAACGTGCGGTACGCGATGTTCCACTCCCACCGGTGACCAGTCAGTGTCCAGTGCTCCAGCGCGGTGAAGGCGCTGTTCACCGCGACGAGGTCGAGCCCCGCGTCGGTCACGATCATCGGGGTGCCGGGGAAGCGCTCCAGCAGCCGCGTGGCGCCCGGCCCCAGCTCGTGCGGCACCTGCCCGTCCGCAGCGGCGTACCCGGCGAGCGCGCTGAGCTGCTCGTACTCGGCGCGGCCGGCCCGCAGCGCCCGGGCGAGAGCCCGGACGACGGCGGCCGACGGGTGGCTGCGGCCCTGCTCCAGCCGGCGGACGTAGTCGGCCGACAGGCCGGCGAGCTCGCCGAGCTCCTCCCGCCGCAGACCGCGCACCCGCCGCCGGCCGCCGGGCAGCCCGACGTCAGCCGGGTCCGTCGCCTCCCGCAGCTGGCGCACCGCGACGCCGAACTCCTGACGCTCCACAGCGCCAGTGTGCCGAA
This window harbors:
- a CDS encoding MmyB family transcriptional regulator: MERQEFGVAVRQLREATDPADVGLPGGRRRVRGLRREELGELAGLSADYVRRLEQGRSHPSAAVVRALARALRAGRAEYEQLSALAGYAAADGQVPHELGPGATRLLERFPGTPMIVTDAGLDLVAVNSAFTALEHWTLTGHRWEWNIAYRTFCDPFEAFRQSPADAADHESVLVGSLKSSVLRYPADTSLAALVDELRTRSRRFDTSWRSPRAVGVYESAATISRPEGAVTVVGNMIALPGDDLAAVMLTAAPGSADAARLAELVGAAGGPAVVRVGRSGPG